The Brevibacillus brevis genome contains a region encoding:
- the lepB gene encoding signal peptidase I, which produces MKTLFLMLSLIFASLSSDQPDQSTSVFISEGDSMAPTLNNNDRFLADKTYYDSHPIQRGDIVIFQAEKDRQYVKRVIALPGETLEYKDDILYINNKAVDEPYLASAKNVAKKENLNLTEDFGPITIPEDTIFVIGDNRLNSLDSRIIGPIHVNQILGKMTNKLPSN; this is translated from the coding sequence ATGAAAACGCTCTTCCTTATGCTATCTTTAATTTTCGCAAGTCTTTCTTCTGACCAGCCTGACCAATCCACGAGTGTCTTTATTTCTGAAGGTGATAGTATGGCCCCTACCTTGAACAACAACGATCGTTTTCTTGCTGATAAAACCTACTATGACTCCCATCCAATTCAACGTGGGGATATCGTTATTTTCCAAGCCGAGAAAGATCGACAATACGTTAAAAGGGTTATTGCGCTGCCGGGAGAAACGCTTGAATATAAAGATGATATTCTCTACATCAATAACAAAGCTGTCGACGAACCATACTTAGCATCAGCAAAAAATGTAGCCAAAAAAGAAAATCTCAATCTGACTGAGGATTTTGGACCTATAACTATCCCCGAAGATACAATATTCGTTATAGGTGATAATCGATTGAATAGTCTAGATAGTAGAATTATCGGTCCGATTCATGTCAATCAAATATTAGGCAAGATGACTAACAAGTTGCCCTCAAATTAA
- a CDS encoding manganese catalase family protein, protein MWIYEKKLQYPVRVSKCDVRMAKYLIEQYGGADGELAAALRYMNQRYTIPNKVVGLLTDIATEEFAHLEMIATMVYKLTKDATVEELKEAGLGDHYANHDRALFYNNASGVPWTAAYIAAKGDPIADLYEDIAAEEKARATYQWLIDMTDDVDLQDSLKFLREREVVHSMRFREAVEILKEERDAKKIF, encoded by the coding sequence ATGTGGATCTATGAAAAAAAACTGCAGTATCCGGTTCGTGTCAGTAAGTGCGATGTAAGAATGGCGAAGTACTTGATTGAGCAATACGGAGGGGCGGATGGAGAGCTGGCAGCCGCTCTGCGCTATATGAACCAGCGGTATACGATCCCGAATAAAGTGGTTGGATTATTAACCGATATCGCTACCGAAGAGTTTGCGCATCTCGAAATGATTGCCACGATGGTGTATAAGCTGACGAAAGACGCGACTGTCGAAGAGTTGAAGGAAGCGGGACTGGGTGACCATTACGCCAATCATGATCGAGCGCTCTTTTACAACAATGCCAGTGGTGTACCGTGGACGGCTGCCTATATCGCTGCCAAGGGCGATCCAATCGCCGACCTTTACGAGGATATCGCAGCGGAAGAAAAAGCCCGCGCGACGTATCAATGGCTGATCGACATGACCGATGATGTTGATTTGCAGGACAGCTTGAAGTTTTTGCGGGAGCGGGAAGTCGTTCACTCTATGCGTTTTCGCGAGGCTGTAGAGATTTTGAAGGAAGAGCGGGATGCGAAGAAGATATTTTGA
- a CDS encoding spore coat protein CotJB gives MTAENKFGDEQYYALLEQLQAIDFVLVELNLYLDTHPTDQNALQQFNDLTEQRWVLANEYEKLYGPLQNLGRSYSGYPWQWNDDPWPWQV, from the coding sequence ATGACAGCTGAAAATAAATTTGGCGATGAACAATATTACGCATTGCTTGAACAGCTGCAAGCGATTGACTTTGTGCTGGTAGAGCTAAATCTTTACTTAGATACGCATCCAACGGATCAGAATGCGCTCCAGCAGTTTAACGATTTAACGGAACAACGCTGGGTTTTGGCAAACGAGTATGAGAAGTTGTATGGGCCCTTGCAAAATCTTGGCCGCAGCTATTCAGGCTATCCGTGGCAGTGGAATGATGATCCATGGCCTTGGCAAGTTTAG
- a CDS encoding spore coat associated protein CotJA produces the protein MHSQTRDYFPYVGPYDPCPPIRVKTYQVPPQLFMTFQPENLPQYSPMEALKLGTLWPALFSPYDPRQSHLGRGHS, from the coding sequence TTGCATTCGCAAACACGCGACTACTTTCCGTACGTTGGTCCCTACGATCCTTGTCCGCCTATTCGGGTAAAGACGTACCAGGTGCCCCCTCAGCTGTTCATGACGTTTCAGCCGGAGAACTTGCCACAATATAGCCCGATGGAAGCGTTGAAATTAGGTACGCTATGGCCGGCACTTTTTAGCCCTTATGATCCCAGACAGAGTCATTTGGGGAGGGGGCACTCATGA
- a CDS encoding cytochrome c biogenesis CcdA family protein codes for MDWYSYLYQYGAWISKPFSDLYYGMGEQAPLIGALLLGIVGAFAPCQLSGNVAAFTVLGKNVVVKGGFRGHVWMFILGKAVVYSALGAIVFAFGEQLSTQAIPLFQWARKLLAPMFILIGLFLIGWIRLPFLHTQSFEEKIKRFSERFEGKTQSFWLGVAFSLGFCPTMFWLYFGLTMPLMFTSSFGPIIPTVFALGTGLPLLIVLLLLAVASDSPSLMKNTRKWGAVTQKWAGIVFVLLGISDFMAFW; via the coding sequence ATGGATTGGTATTCGTACTTATATCAATACGGAGCATGGATCAGCAAGCCTTTTTCTGATTTGTATTACGGAATGGGTGAACAAGCACCGTTGATTGGAGCGTTGTTGCTCGGGATCGTCGGGGCGTTTGCACCGTGTCAGTTATCAGGGAATGTGGCTGCTTTTACTGTACTAGGGAAGAATGTCGTCGTCAAAGGTGGCTTTCGAGGTCATGTGTGGATGTTCATCCTTGGCAAAGCAGTTGTGTATTCTGCTTTGGGAGCAATCGTATTTGCGTTCGGCGAACAACTCTCAACACAAGCGATTCCTTTGTTTCAGTGGGCGAGAAAATTATTGGCACCGATGTTTATTTTGATTGGATTGTTCTTAATCGGATGGATTCGACTGCCATTTCTACATACGCAATCCTTTGAGGAAAAAATCAAGCGTTTTTCGGAGCGATTTGAGGGAAAGACACAATCCTTTTGGCTTGGCGTTGCCTTTTCCCTCGGGTTTTGTCCGACCATGTTTTGGCTCTATTTTGGACTGACGATGCCTTTGATGTTCACGAGCTCGTTCGGGCCGATCATTCCGACAGTATTTGCACTTGGGACGGGGCTGCCGCTGCTCATCGTTTTACTGCTGCTTGCCGTTGCAAGTGATAGCCCTTCTCTCATGAAGAACACAAGGAAATGGGGGGCAGTAACGCAAAAATGGGCTGGAATTGTGTTTGTCCTACTCGGTATTTCGGACTTCATGGCATTTTGGTAA
- a CDS encoding cupredoxin domain-containing protein produces the protein MQGMMSTMSVSMMIGLIGGLILGDIYRGDLYVSTMWGMLAGGLSGFLIGVPLSILSIVEGILSGVMGGMMGAMLGEMVPAEKVEPLLFVFVMLYTVCMLLVAKLIDSNKKESKWSSFFHHPATPAVLLLAVFFWFQSLPFPSPALYAGDRPTEINLTALEFSYKPNQFSVKKNTEIKVVFQNDGNVEHDIEVVSHGKIVTISESSTEHHHGAMAEGVVHLHAKPGESVETVWKALEEGTYEFYCTIPGHKESGMIGRLQVTG, from the coding sequence ATGCAAGGCATGATGAGCACGATGTCTGTTAGTATGATGATTGGCTTGATCGGAGGATTGATCCTGGGCGATATTTACAGGGGTGACCTTTATGTATCTACTATGTGGGGAATGCTGGCAGGTGGTTTGTCTGGTTTTCTGATAGGCGTTCCTTTGTCGATCCTGAGTATTGTGGAAGGAATCTTATCGGGCGTCATGGGCGGGATGATGGGTGCCATGCTGGGTGAGATGGTTCCGGCGGAAAAAGTAGAGCCTCTCCTGTTTGTTTTCGTCATGCTCTATACCGTATGTATGCTGCTCGTAGCCAAGCTGATTGATTCCAATAAAAAAGAATCGAAGTGGTCCTCCTTTTTTCATCATCCTGCCACTCCAGCTGTGTTGCTGCTTGCCGTCTTCTTCTGGTTTCAATCACTACCGTTTCCATCCCCGGCTCTTTATGCAGGCGATCGCCCGACAGAAATCAACCTCACAGCCCTCGAGTTTTCGTATAAACCGAACCAATTTTCCGTGAAAAAAAATACGGAGATCAAGGTCGTCTTTCAAAATGACGGCAATGTAGAGCACGATATCGAGGTTGTGTCTCATGGAAAAATCGTTACGATTTCAGAATCAAGCACGGAACATCATCATGGAGCAATGGCTGAGGGTGTGGTTCATTTGCACGCCAAACCGGGAGAGTCTGTTGAAACAGTGTGGAAGGCATTGGAGGAAGGAACTTATGAATTTTATTGTACGATCCCTGGACACAAAGAAAGCGGCATGATAGGGCGCTTGCAAGTGACGGGATGA
- a CDS encoding metal-sensitive transcriptional regulator translates to MSSAELNVVQSCHTSDRNSHHSEKTKQNLQARLNRIEGQIRGIKGMVEKDVYCDDVLNQIAAVQSALNSVGRILLEGHMKSCVIERIQEGDSAVIDELLTTMNKLMK, encoded by the coding sequence TTGTCAAGTGCAGAATTGAACGTTGTTCAGTCTTGTCATACATCTGATCGAAACAGTCATCATTCAGAAAAGACCAAGCAAAACTTACAGGCGCGCCTCAATCGGATTGAGGGACAGATTCGCGGGATTAAAGGCATGGTGGAGAAGGATGTGTATTGTGATGATGTCTTGAATCAAATTGCTGCGGTACAATCTGCCCTAAATTCAGTGGGACGCATCCTTTTGGAAGGGCATATGAAATCCTGTGTGATTGAACGCATCCAAGAAGGGGACAGCGCAGTCATTGACGAGCTGTTAACCACGATGAATAAGCTGATGAAATAA
- a CDS encoding NAD(P)/FAD-dependent oxidoreductase, with protein MKRVQFAVSPEIRVGGSVFTPTDMVAIGQIVGEDAQIELSTFQQLLVEMNEEKAEDAKKALREKGLCVYETGSVVKNLSVCSFCKGAEIEGLEAARNLNDTIAGMTVPFTMRVGYTGCPNACGEPLVKDIGIVKRKETFEIYVGGQSKTMEAKTAELLVEQVKEEQLSSIVQSIITLYQTQGKKREKFFKFVERYGLENVRKELGLSS; from the coding sequence TTGAAGCGTGTACAGTTTGCTGTGAGTCCAGAGATTCGTGTCGGCGGATCTGTGTTTACGCCAACAGATATGGTGGCGATCGGTCAGATCGTTGGCGAGGATGCACAAATTGAACTTTCGACCTTTCAGCAGCTTCTTGTCGAGATGAACGAAGAGAAGGCTGAGGATGCCAAAAAAGCGCTGCGTGAAAAAGGCTTATGTGTGTACGAAACGGGCTCTGTTGTGAAAAATTTGTCTGTCTGTTCTTTTTGCAAGGGAGCAGAGATTGAAGGGCTAGAGGCAGCGAGAAATTTGAATGATACGATTGCAGGAATGACCGTTCCTTTTACGATGCGAGTCGGTTATACGGGATGCCCAAATGCCTGTGGAGAGCCGTTGGTAAAAGATATCGGGATCGTCAAGCGAAAAGAAACCTTTGAAATCTACGTCGGAGGCCAATCGAAAACAATGGAGGCCAAAACAGCCGAGCTCCTGGTCGAGCAGGTGAAGGAAGAACAATTATCCTCCATCGTCCAAAGCATCATTACGTTGTATCAGACGCAAGGGAAAAAGAGAGAGAAGTTTTTCAAGTTTGTCGAGCGATATGGATTGGAAAATGTCCGAAAAGAATTGGGGCTGTCTTCCTGA
- the copZ gene encoding copper chaperone CopZ: protein MNVTLNVQGMSCNHCVISIEGALQKLDGVSKATVSLADNQVSVTFDESVVSLENVKETIEDQGYDVV from the coding sequence ATGAATGTCACTTTGAACGTACAAGGAATGTCCTGCAATCACTGCGTCATCTCTATCGAAGGTGCTCTTCAAAAACTAGACGGGGTTAGCAAAGCAACGGTCAGCCTTGCTGACAATCAAGTAAGCGTGACTTTTGATGAATCCGTTGTTTCGCTGGAAAATGTAAAAGAGACCATTGAAGATCAAGGGTACGATGTCGTTTAA
- a CDS encoding bifunctional diguanylate cyclase/phosphodiesterase, with the protein MDHQIHGTYDSFLVILSYLIAVAASFSALSLAARVSTSKGKHQLLWLIFGATTMGLGIWSMHFVGMLALTLPIKVLYDMEYVILSVILAIFVSSIALFTVTKSNLHARQLGIAGILMAAGISGMHYVGMAAMIIEITYDMWIVILSIIIAATASAAALWLLFYFRRDQSKYAYLYKLGSSLIMGAAIAGMHYTGMVAAHFYVTELPTTEVETQIEPETLAYIIVLATFLLIGITLFGLFINKRLSQKDTVIQENESWYRSLYKNNEYGIISLDTGGCIIKMNPAVTKIGGLREEEFINQHVSKIGLHIVEEKRDITKDSFDQSFQPIRNHFETTILHPNGNRVELSVLNVPVEIEGEVVGNHIIVKDITEENRVKEKIRYLAYHDELTDLPNRRKFNQVLHQSIEKSSEDSSSFAVMVIDIDRFKMINDSLGHSYGDIFLQGVSDRIVKSAEGYQATIARMGGDEFTILCETGADRREAASLADKIIEALKQPFSLKDSEFYISASIGTAIFPDHGTDAVALLKKADTAMYEVKKQGKNGHLFYTPDFDVQLLENIEIERDLRKAIERNELVVYYQPQFHSESNRMIGVEALVRWNHPTKGMLSPGVFIPIAEETGLIYEIGTWVLREACRQMKQWHDKGGPLIPVSVNLSSHQFHQRNLVQYIKNILEETKLAPHFLELEITESMMMDPAVSISILHELNKIGTRISLDDFGTGYSSLSYLKKFPIHKLKIDRSFITDLSRNDNDKAIVATIISMAKHLKLDVIAEGIETKDQLDILTENHCKEIQGYYYSRPLSANEVEQVFFVPTRNHLSQEE; encoded by the coding sequence TTGGATCACCAGATACATGGGACGTACGACAGTTTCCTAGTGATACTATCTTATTTAATCGCGGTTGCAGCTTCTTTTTCTGCTCTCAGCCTGGCAGCCAGAGTGAGTACAAGTAAGGGGAAGCATCAGCTACTCTGGTTGATTTTTGGTGCCACAACGATGGGGCTTGGAATATGGTCCATGCATTTTGTCGGAATGCTGGCACTAACCCTCCCCATTAAGGTTCTGTATGACATGGAGTATGTCATCCTATCCGTTATTCTTGCCATTTTTGTCTCAAGCATCGCTTTGTTTACCGTCACGAAAAGCAACCTACATGCAAGACAGTTAGGTATCGCGGGAATTTTGATGGCTGCTGGCATATCTGGGATGCACTACGTTGGAATGGCCGCGATGATTATCGAAATTACATATGATATGTGGATCGTCATTTTATCCATTATCATTGCAGCGACTGCTTCGGCAGCGGCACTTTGGCTTTTGTTTTACTTTCGCCGTGATCAGTCGAAATATGCGTATTTATACAAATTGGGCAGTTCACTCATTATGGGAGCTGCAATCGCAGGTATGCATTACACCGGGATGGTCGCAGCGCATTTCTACGTAACGGAACTGCCGACAACAGAGGTGGAAACGCAGATTGAGCCGGAGACCTTGGCCTATATCATTGTCTTGGCTACCTTTTTACTGATCGGCATTACATTGTTCGGCTTGTTTATTAACAAACGACTCTCGCAAAAAGATACGGTCATTCAGGAAAATGAAAGCTGGTATCGTTCCCTTTATAAAAATAATGAATACGGCATTATTTCCTTAGATACAGGTGGATGTATTATTAAAATGAACCCGGCTGTCACAAAGATTGGTGGACTGCGGGAGGAAGAATTCATTAATCAACATGTATCAAAAATTGGCTTGCATATTGTTGAGGAGAAAAGGGACATCACCAAGGATTCTTTTGACCAGTCTTTTCAGCCCATTCGCAATCATTTTGAGACCACCATACTACATCCGAACGGGAATCGCGTAGAACTGAGTGTACTCAATGTCCCGGTTGAGATTGAGGGAGAAGTTGTTGGGAATCACATCATTGTAAAGGATATTACCGAAGAGAATCGCGTGAAAGAAAAAATCAGGTATTTGGCTTATCACGATGAGCTGACCGACTTACCGAACCGAAGAAAGTTTAATCAAGTCCTTCATCAATCCATTGAAAAAAGCAGCGAAGATTCATCGAGCTTTGCTGTCATGGTTATCGACATTGATCGGTTCAAAATGATCAATGATTCCTTGGGACACTCTTACGGCGATATCTTTTTGCAGGGGGTCAGCGACAGAATCGTAAAGAGTGCGGAAGGGTACCAGGCAACAATTGCACGGATGGGTGGCGATGAATTTACGATCCTCTGCGAAACAGGAGCGGACCGCAGGGAAGCGGCGAGTTTAGCGGACAAGATCATTGAAGCGCTGAAACAGCCATTCTCGCTAAAAGACAGTGAATTTTACATATCAGCAAGTATTGGAACGGCGATATTCCCAGACCATGGAACAGATGCTGTTGCGCTGCTCAAAAAAGCGGATACGGCCATGTACGAGGTGAAAAAACAGGGGAAAAATGGTCATCTGTTCTACACGCCCGATTTTGACGTCCAATTGCTGGAAAATATTGAAATAGAACGTGATCTCAGAAAAGCTATTGAACGAAATGAGCTGGTAGTGTACTACCAACCTCAATTTCATTCGGAAAGCAATCGCATGATTGGAGTGGAGGCACTCGTCAGGTGGAATCATCCGACCAAAGGGATGCTTTCACCAGGAGTGTTTATCCCGATTGCTGAAGAGACAGGGTTGATCTATGAGATCGGTACATGGGTGCTTCGCGAAGCATGCAGGCAAATGAAGCAGTGGCATGATAAAGGGGGGCCGTTGATACCTGTCTCCGTCAACTTGTCCTCTCATCAATTCCATCAACGGAACCTCGTCCAGTACATCAAAAATATCCTTGAGGAAACCAAGCTTGCCCCGCACTTTTTGGAACTGGAAATCACAGAGAGCATGATGATGGACCCGGCAGTATCGATCAGTATCCTGCATGAGTTAAACAAAATCGGAACGAGAATCAGCTTGGATGATTTTGGAACCGGTTACAGCTCTTTGAGCTATTTGAAAAAGTTCCCGATCCACAAATTAAAGATTGACCGCTCCTTCATAACCGACCTGTCTCGAAATGATAACGATAAAGCCATTGTGGCCACTATTATTTCGATGGCAAAGCATCTGAAATTGGATGTAATTGCAGAAGGCATTGAAACGAAGGATCAGTTGGACATTTTGACAGAAAATCATTGCAAGGAAATTCAAGGGTACTATTATAGTCGCCCATTATCTGCGAATGAGGTGGAGCAAGTGTTTTTTGTTCCCACCAGAAATCATCTCAGTCAAGAAGAGTAA
- a CDS encoding bifunctional diguanylate cyclase/phosphodiesterase — MFNHIRDVKYALSALEESSVISITDEKGIITYVNHNFCQISKFTREELIGKNHNIVDSGFHPRTYFKALWDTISQGKVWKGEMKNRAKDGTEYWLSMTLVPFMNDSGFLYQYVAIGTDITKRKQMEESLSKTMKDLHDIKNALDESSIVAITDDKGVITYVNDKFCEISRYEMDELVGNTHRVINSRYHSKSFFKLMWETIKQGRVWKGEVKNRAKNGNEYWMNTTIVPFLDDRGVPYQYVSIRTDITDRIEAEAALAEALQNDFRRTVQNLQNCVFKIVTDPKGKITYTLCEGKIAEELGLTSERMLRKTSYEIFPYEVAEQLERYFRRAFAGEPVTFELKLSGNDYYITLSPIEENGEIVEMVGSMIDITERKKAEETIRYMAHYDSLTNLPNRTLFHEKLTKAMFKAKQKGEKIGVMFIDLDRFKNINDTLGHSIGDVLLQAVANRLIGCLRKGDSVSRLGGDEFAIFLTGVTHKEVGEIAQRIITSMSESITLDHIEIFITPSIGISMYPDDGDDIEALLKHADAAMYLAKEQGKNNYQFFSEELHQVLAKKLQLERELRKALDEKQFTLHYQPKIRLQTGQIIGMEALIRWEHPDLGLIPPIQFIPIAEETGLIVPLGEWVMRTACQQTKVWQEAGFTQLAVAVNISLRQFMQNNLIEMITSILEETGLSPQYLELEITESMALDVDYTIRILNRLKGLGISISIDDFGTGYSSLSYLSQFPIDRLKIDQSFVRNLNPRNQAIIKTIIHMAHNMKIAVIAEGVETQEHVDFLKEQMCNEVQGYYYSKPLPGKEIDSFLQVNRYSESGSMV, encoded by the coding sequence GTGTTTAATCATATCAGAGATGTAAAGTATGCATTATCTGCATTGGAAGAGTCATCTGTTATTTCGATAACTGATGAAAAAGGAATCATCACCTACGTCAATCACAACTTCTGTCAAATATCCAAGTTTACTAGAGAGGAATTAATCGGAAAAAACCATAACATCGTCGATTCTGGCTTCCATCCGCGAACCTATTTTAAAGCGTTATGGGATACCATTAGCCAAGGAAAAGTATGGAAAGGCGAGATGAAAAATCGGGCAAAGGACGGTACGGAATATTGGCTTAGCATGACGTTAGTGCCGTTCATGAACGACAGTGGATTCCTGTATCAGTACGTGGCAATCGGGACGGACATCACGAAACGAAAGCAGATGGAAGAGTCGCTTTCAAAGACGATGAAGGACTTGCACGATATCAAAAATGCCCTTGATGAATCTTCGATTGTAGCGATTACAGACGACAAAGGCGTCATTACCTATGTAAATGACAAGTTTTGTGAAATCTCCAGATACGAAATGGATGAATTAGTTGGCAATACACATCGGGTCATTAACTCTCGCTATCATTCCAAGTCGTTTTTTAAATTGATGTGGGAAACGATCAAGCAAGGACGAGTCTGGAAGGGCGAAGTGAAGAATCGCGCCAAAAACGGCAATGAATATTGGATGAATACGACCATCGTGCCATTTCTAGACGACCGGGGAGTTCCGTATCAATATGTTTCGATCCGGACGGATATTACCGACCGCATTGAAGCAGAGGCAGCTTTGGCAGAAGCATTGCAGAATGATTTTCGCAGGACGGTCCAAAACTTGCAAAACTGCGTGTTCAAGATCGTGACAGATCCGAAAGGGAAAATCACCTATACCTTGTGTGAAGGGAAAATTGCCGAAGAGCTTGGGCTGACGTCTGAGAGAATGCTGAGAAAAACGTCGTATGAAATCTTTCCTTATGAGGTAGCGGAGCAATTGGAACGCTATTTTCGCAGAGCATTTGCTGGCGAGCCTGTTACCTTCGAACTGAAATTATCCGGAAATGATTATTATATTACGTTGTCACCTATCGAGGAAAACGGCGAGATCGTGGAAATGGTAGGCTCCATGATTGACATCACCGAGAGGAAAAAGGCGGAAGAAACGATTCGGTACATGGCCCATTACGATTCCTTAACCAACCTGCCAAATCGAACGCTTTTTCATGAAAAACTGACAAAGGCCATGTTCAAAGCAAAACAAAAAGGCGAGAAAATCGGCGTCATGTTCATCGATTTGGATCGATTTAAAAACATAAATGATACGCTTGGTCACTCCATCGGGGATGTCCTTTTACAAGCAGTAGCAAATCGTCTCATCGGTTGTTTGCGAAAAGGGGATTCTGTTTCTCGATTAGGCGGAGATGAGTTCGCCATCTTTCTCACGGGTGTCACACACAAGGAGGTTGGTGAAATTGCGCAGCGAATCATTACGAGCATGTCCGAATCGATTACGTTAGACCATATCGAAATCTTCATCACACCAAGTATCGGCATCAGCATGTATCCGGATGATGGAGACGATATTGAGGCGCTGTTAAAGCATGCGGACGCTGCCATGTATTTGGCCAAAGAGCAAGGGAAAAATAATTATCAATTTTTTTCGGAGGAGTTGCATCAGGTTTTAGCCAAAAAGCTGCAGCTTGAAAGAGAGCTGCGAAAAGCTTTGGATGAGAAACAATTTACGCTGCATTATCAACCGAAGATTCGTTTGCAGACGGGCCAGATTATCGGTATGGAGGCGTTGATTCGTTGGGAACATCCAGACCTTGGTCTCATCCCACCTATTCAATTTATCCCGATCGCAGAAGAAACAGGCTTAATCGTACCGCTTGGAGAATGGGTAATGCGAACGGCATGCCAACAGACAAAAGTGTGGCAGGAAGCAGGCTTTACACAGCTGGCTGTTGCGGTGAATATATCTTTGCGCCAATTTATGCAAAACAATCTCATTGAGATGATTACCTCGATCCTGGAAGAAACGGGCTTATCTCCGCAATACTTGGAGCTGGAGATCACGGAAAGCATGGCGCTCGATGTAGACTATACGATTCGGATTTTGAATCGCTTGAAAGGTCTCGGGATTAGCATCAGTATCGATGATTTCGGGACGGGCTACAGTTCTTTGAGCTATCTCAGTCAATTTCCGATTGATCGGCTCAAAATCGACCAATCCTTTGTCCGGAATTTGAATCCGCGGAATCAAGCGATTATTAAAACGATCATCCATATGGCACACAACATGAAAATTGCTGTTATTGCAGAGGGTGTAGAAACACAAGAACATGTTGATTTTCTAAAGGAACAAATGTGTAATGAAGTCCAAGGATACTACTACAGTAAACCGCTGCCCGGAAAAGAAATCGATTCCTTCTTGCAGGTAAATCGCTATAGTGAATCAGGTAGCATGGTTTAA
- a CDS encoding thermonuclease family protein has product MKRLTMYLLAVVLLLSACGSSGQPESNGEMGAVIKRVVDGDTFELDSGEKVRMIGVDTPETVKPNHPVEPYGKEASNYSKELLTGKKVKLKFDVEPYDKYKRLLAYVYLEDGTFVNEKLVRDGYARIMTIPPNVAQAELFLAAEREAREQNRGLWALEGQQEEAPKEKAKPKKQSKNDTTTDTAPPEGKTIKGNINSKGEKIYHVPGSASYEQTKAEMWFATEEEAQQAGFRAPKR; this is encoded by the coding sequence ATGAAACGATTAACCATGTATCTGCTCGCAGTGGTTCTTTTGCTATCGGCATGTGGATCGTCCGGCCAGCCAGAATCTAACGGCGAGATGGGTGCTGTGATCAAACGAGTGGTTGATGGCGATACATTCGAGCTGGACAGCGGGGAAAAAGTCCGTATGATTGGCGTAGACACCCCAGAGACAGTGAAACCCAACCATCCAGTCGAACCGTATGGGAAAGAAGCGAGCAATTACTCCAAGGAGCTTTTGACTGGCAAAAAGGTCAAGCTGAAGTTTGATGTCGAGCCTTATGACAAATACAAGCGTTTGCTTGCCTACGTATATTTGGAAGACGGTACCTTTGTCAATGAAAAGCTCGTTCGTGACGGCTACGCCCGGATCATGACGATCCCACCGAATGTAGCCCAAGCTGAACTGTTCCTGGCAGCGGAGCGGGAGGCGCGGGAGCAGAATCGCGGACTGTGGGCTTTAGAAGGGCAGCAGGAAGAGGCTCCTAAGGAAAAAGCCAAGCCAAAAAAACAGTCCAAGAACGATACCACCACAGACACCGCACCACCAGAAGGCAAGACCATCAAGGGCAATATCAACAGCAAAGGCGAGAAAATCTATCACGTTCCTGGCTCGGCTAGCTACGAGCAAACAAAAGCCGAGATGTGGTTTGCGACGGAGGAAGAAGCGCAGCAAGCAGGTTTTCGGGCGCCAAAACGATAA